In one Agathobacter rectalis ATCC 33656 genomic region, the following are encoded:
- a CDS encoding MalY/PatB family protein → MYDFDTVVDRRNTGSLKWDVAENELPMWVADMDFKTAPQIIEAISERVSHGVFGYSIIPDEWNDAYISWWDRRHGLKIERDSLIFCTGVVPAISSTVRKLTTPGENVLIMTPVYNIFFNSIFNNGVNVQESPLGYENGRYFVDYDRLEHDLSNPQTSLMIFCNPHNPCGIIWTKDELAKIGALCRKYNVTVISDEIHCDITAPGKSYVPFAAASEDCADISITCIAPTKCFNMAGLQTAAVMVPNKFLRHKVWRALNTDEVAEPNAFAITAAVAAFTKGEPWLEELRKYLWENRKTVCDFVAENLPQIHIVDADATYLMWLDCSALTDDSVAFTQMIREKTGLYLSEGAEFGGNGRYFVRLNIACPGAVLMEGLERLKRALV, encoded by the coding sequence ATGTATGATTTTGACACCGTTGTAGACAGAAGAAATACAGGCTCACTAAAGTGGGATGTGGCAGAAAATGAGCTCCCGATGTGGGTAGCAGATATGGATTTTAAGACAGCTCCACAGATAATAGAGGCAATATCAGAGCGTGTTTCTCACGGAGTGTTTGGCTATTCCATCATTCCGGATGAGTGGAATGATGCGTATATTTCGTGGTGGGACAGACGCCATGGGCTTAAAATCGAAAGAGACAGCCTGATTTTTTGCACAGGGGTCGTACCGGCCATATCATCTACAGTTCGAAAGCTCACAACACCCGGTGAAAATGTGCTTATCATGACGCCGGTATACAATATATTTTTTAATTCCATATTTAATAACGGCGTAAATGTGCAGGAAAGCCCGCTTGGATACGAAAACGGCAGATATTTTGTGGACTATGACAGGTTGGAGCATGACCTTTCCAATCCACAGACCTCGCTTATGATATTTTGCAACCCTCACAATCCGTGCGGTATCATCTGGACAAAGGATGAGCTTGCGAAAATAGGTGCACTCTGCAGGAAGTACAATGTGACGGTCATATCAGACGAGATACACTGCGACATCACAGCACCGGGAAAATCATACGTGCCGTTTGCGGCAGCATCGGAGGACTGCGCCGATATAAGCATCACCTGTATTGCACCGACCAAGTGCTTTAATATGGCTGGCTTACAGACTGCGGCAGTGATGGTGCCAAATAAATTTTTGCGTCACAAGGTATGGCGCGCATTAAATACAGACGAGGTGGCGGAGCCAAACGCATTTGCCATCACTGCAGCAGTTGCAGCGTTCACAAAGGGTGAGCCGTGGCTTGAGGAGCTCAGAAAATATCTCTGGGAAAACCGCAAAACAGTCTGTGACTTCGTGGCAGAAAACCTGCCGCAGATACACATAGTGGATGCCGATGCGACATACCTCATGTGGCTTGACTGCAGTGCACTCACAGATGATTCTGTGGCATTTACGCAGATGATTCGCGAAAAAACAGGACTTTATCTGTCGGAGGGAGCTGAGTTTGGAGGCAATGGACGCTACTTTGTGAGATTGAATATCGCATGCCCCGGGGCAGTGCTTATGGAAGGTCTGGAAAGGTTAAAAAGAGCTCTCGTTTAA
- a CDS encoding 2-isopropylmalate synthase, producing MKGYEKYERSYFLPPECTYDWVKKDYIDKAPLWCSVDLRDGNQALIEPMSLEEKLDFFKMLVDIGFKEIEVGFPAASETEFNFTRALIERDMIPDDVTIHVLTQAREHIIKKTFKALEGAPRAVVHLYNSTSVAQREQVFKKSKEEIKQLAVDGAILLRDLAAATDGNFRFQYSPESFSGTEVDYAVDVCNAVLDVWQPKADNKAIINIPTTVENAMPHVFATQIEYIDKHLKYRDGVVLCLHPHNDRGCGVATSELGVLAGAEEIEGTLFGNGERTGNVDIVTLAMNLYSHGVDPQLDFSNLPEIREKYETYTRMKVGERQPYAGDLVFSAFSGSHQDAISKGMAWREEKKLDKWTVPYLPIDPKDVGRTYEADVIRINSQSGKGGVAYILKQSFGINVPQQMREQVGYMVKQVSDEEHKELSPDWVHSIFTDNYVDFHPYFTIPECHFKQVNGIFAEAVILHNDSTRKVDANGNGRLDAVSNIIKQYFDISFELTVYEEHALSHGSSSKAMAYVGITVDGKMFWGAGVDEDIIKASIGALVVAVNHYLATKADSHVKDERYIAMLNFIQANYKTVSLADMAAQFNLTEPYISKYIKEKSGKTFGELVTNAKMKKARTLLRNSITTVENIAIEAGYQNVEHFNRQFKKLYGMTPLEYRNSSTK from the coding sequence ATGAAAGGATATGAAAAATACGAGCGCAGTTATTTTCTGCCTCCTGAATGCACTTATGACTGGGTTAAGAAGGATTATATAGATAAAGCACCACTGTGGTGTTCGGTTGATTTACGTGATGGCAACCAGGCTCTTATAGAGCCGATGAGCCTTGAGGAGAAGCTTGACTTCTTTAAGATGCTTGTAGATATAGGCTTTAAGGAAATCGAGGTAGGTTTCCCGGCAGCCTCTGAGACAGAGTTCAATTTTACAAGAGCTCTTATTGAGAGGGATATGATTCCGGATGATGTCACTATACATGTGCTGACACAGGCCAGAGAGCATATCATCAAGAAGACCTTCAAGGCACTTGAGGGAGCACCGAGAGCGGTTGTACATCTGTACAATTCCACATCTGTTGCACAGCGTGAGCAGGTGTTTAAGAAGTCAAAGGAAGAGATAAAGCAGCTTGCGGTTGACGGCGCCATCTTACTCAGAGACCTTGCGGCTGCGACTGACGGTAATTTCCGCTTCCAGTATTCACCGGAGAGCTTTTCGGGCACTGAGGTGGATTATGCGGTTGATGTGTGCAACGCAGTGCTTGATGTATGGCAGCCAAAGGCTGATAACAAGGCCATTATCAATATCCCTACCACAGTAGAGAATGCTATGCCACATGTTTTTGCCACACAGATAGAGTATATCGACAAGCATCTTAAGTACAGAGACGGAGTAGTGCTGTGCTTACATCCTCATAATGACAGAGGCTGCGGTGTTGCCACATCAGAGCTTGGCGTGCTTGCAGGAGCTGAGGAGATAGAGGGTACACTGTTTGGAAACGGTGAGAGAACAGGAAATGTCGATATCGTGACACTTGCTATGAATCTCTACTCACACGGAGTGGATCCGCAGCTTGATTTTTCAAATCTGCCTGAGATCAGGGAGAAGTATGAGACATATACCAGAATGAAGGTAGGCGAGAGACAGCCATATGCGGGAGACCTCGTATTCTCTGCATTTTCAGGCTCTCATCAGGATGCTATTTCAAAGGGCATGGCATGGAGAGAGGAAAAGAAGCTTGATAAGTGGACAGTTCCATATCTGCCTATAGATCCAAAGGATGTCGGCAGGACATACGAGGCTGATGTTATCCGTATCAACAGCCAGTCAGGAAAGGGCGGAGTGGCTTATATCCTTAAGCAGAGCTTCGGTATCAATGTGCCACAGCAGATGAGAGAGCAGGTCGGATACATGGTCAAGCAGGTATCTGACGAGGAGCACAAGGAGCTTTCACCTGATTGGGTACACAGCATCTTTACAGACAATTATGTGGATTTCCATCCATATTTTACTATACCGGAGTGCCACTTTAAGCAGGTGAACGGTATTTTCGCAGAGGCAGTTATTTTGCACAATGACAGCACCAGAAAGGTAGATGCCAACGGAAACGGCCGTCTCGATGCAGTCAGCAATATAATAAAGCAGTATTTTGACATCAGCTTTGAGCTTACCGTATACGAGGAGCATGCGCTTTCACACGGCTCTTCATCAAAGGCTATGGCATACGTGGGTATCACAGTTGACGGCAAGATGTTCTGGGGCGCAGGTGTGGATGAGGATATCATCAAGGCATCAATCGGAGCTCTTGTTGTTGCGGTAAACCATTACCTTGCCACAAAGGCTGACAGCCATGTGAAGGATGAGCGTTATATCGCCATGCTTAACTTCATCCAGGCCAACTACAAGACGGTATCGCTTGCAGATATGGCTGCACAGTTCAATCTGACAGAGCCTTATATCTCAAAGTACATAAAGGAGAAGTCAGGCAAGACCTTCGGAGAGCTGGTCACCAATGCCAAGATGAAAAAGGCACGCACACTGCTTAGAAACAGCATTACAACTGTTGAGAATATCGCAATCGAGGCAGGATATCAGAATGTGGAGCATTTTAACAGACAGTTCAAGAAACTGTATGGAATGACACCGCTTGAGTACAGAAATTCAAGCACAAAATAA
- a CDS encoding GNAT family N-acetyltransferase has translation MHSFKSDEFKIRVLTKDDAEEYNALLRYAFQVTEADLAETGWKDDEIKQSKFPVLERADVLGCFNIIDKKEELVAQFAVYPLDMNIYGERYEVGFVTSVCTYPEYTGHGLMKKLMRKSLTRMRDSNKSFALLYPYSIPLYRGLGWEIISNKMTYVIKDRQIPTKLKEPGYVRRVQWDDEQFKKLHTHFAAKTHGCLYRNNLAWEEYFRWDEDDTMVAIYYNEDDEPCGYMVYLISSDVMHIKELIYLNREAQLGLWEYIHAHDSMIDEVRGNNYYSEPIAFELDDSDIKETIRPYAMGRIIDVAQFISQYNCDPDGPGGCFSFEIADDLLPWNNGTFVIDFEKGHCALTDKNPQYHLSISIGTFTTLLLGYKSAEKLLQMGKIQTTYDAVAKLDDILYHEIPYVSDYI, from the coding sequence ATGCATTCTTTTAAATCAGATGAATTTAAGATAAGAGTATTGACAAAGGACGATGCGGAGGAATACAATGCACTGCTTCGTTATGCTTTTCAGGTGACGGAGGCAGATCTTGCCGAGACCGGTTGGAAGGATGATGAAATCAAGCAGTCGAAGTTTCCGGTGCTTGAGAGAGCTGATGTGCTTGGCTGCTTCAATATCATAGACAAAAAAGAGGAGCTTGTGGCTCAGTTTGCGGTATATCCGCTCGATATGAATATATATGGTGAGCGCTACGAGGTAGGCTTTGTCACAAGTGTGTGCACGTATCCTGAGTACACAGGCCATGGTCTCATGAAGAAGCTTATGAGAAAGAGTCTTACGAGGATGCGCGATAGCAACAAGTCGTTTGCCCTTTTGTATCCATACTCCATACCTCTTTACAGAGGGCTTGGCTGGGAGATTATCTCAAACAAGATGACATATGTGATAAAGGACAGACAGATTCCTACAAAGCTTAAGGAGCCGGGCTATGTGCGCCGTGTGCAGTGGGATGACGAGCAGTTTAAAAAGCTTCATACTCACTTTGCCGCGAAGACTCACGGCTGTCTGTACAGAAACAATCTGGCTTGGGAGGAGTACTTCCGCTGGGATGAGGACGATACGATGGTCGCCATCTACTATAACGAGGATGATGAACCGTGTGGCTATATGGTGTATCTTATCAGCTCCGATGTCATGCACATCAAGGAGCTCATCTACTTAAACCGTGAGGCGCAGCTTGGTCTGTGGGAGTACATTCATGCGCACGATTCCATGATTGATGAGGTCAGAGGCAACAACTATTACAGCGAGCCCATCGCTTTTGAGCTCGATGACAGTGATATAAAGGAGACAATAAGACCATACGCCATGGGCAGAATCATCGACGTGGCGCAGTTTATATCACAGTATAACTGTGACCCGGATGGCCCGGGCGGCTGCTTTAGCTTTGAGATAGCAGATGACCTTCTTCCGTGGAACAATGGCACATTTGTCATTGATTTTGAGAAGGGGCACTGTGCTCTCACCGACAAAAATCCACAGTATCACCTAAGCATATCTATTGGCACGTTTACCACACTGCTTTTAGGCTACAAGAGTGCTGAGAAGCTTTTGCAGATGGGCAAAATACAGACTACGTACGATGCTGTTGCAAAGCTTGACGATATTTTATATCATGAGATACCATATGTATCTGACTACATATAA
- a CDS encoding DegV family protein has product MIKGQKVKENNMSNYVISCCSTADLTREHMLERNIKYACFHYELDGKEYMDDLGQSMPLPDFYKAMEAGAMTKTSQINQEEYMEYFRQFLDEGYDVLHCALSSGISGTVNSARLAKEALEEEYPDRKIYVIDSLAASSGFGLLMDKLADLRDSGMDIDTLANWTMEHRLEVNHWFFSSDLTFFIRGGRISKTAGFVGNVLNICPFMNVSNEGKLIVREKIRTKKKAIKEMLVKMQALCKDGADYSDKVYISNSACYEDARAVADLIEAAFPKMKGKVEINDIGTTIGSHTGPGTVALFFWGNKRED; this is encoded by the coding sequence ATGATAAAAGGTCAAAAGGTAAAGGAAAATAATATGTCAAATTATGTGATTAGCTGCTGTTCAACAGCAGATCTTACCAGGGAGCATATGCTCGAGAGAAATATTAAGTACGCATGCTTTCACTATGAGCTTGACGGTAAAGAGTATATGGATGATTTAGGACAGTCCATGCCATTGCCGGATTTCTACAAGGCAATGGAGGCAGGTGCCATGACAAAGACCTCGCAGATCAATCAGGAGGAGTACATGGAGTACTTCAGACAGTTTCTGGATGAGGGATATGATGTGCTTCACTGTGCACTAAGCTCCGGCATATCAGGTACAGTCAACTCAGCAAGGCTTGCAAAGGAGGCTTTGGAAGAGGAATACCCTGACAGAAAGATATATGTGATTGATTCGCTGGCAGCATCGTCTGGCTTTGGTCTTTTGATGGATAAGCTTGCTGACCTTAGGGATAGTGGCATGGATATTGATACACTGGCTAATTGGACCATGGAGCACAGACTTGAGGTGAATCACTGGTTCTTCTCATCAGACCTTACATTTTTTATCAGGGGAGGCCGTATCTCAAAGACCGCGGGCTTCGTGGGAAATGTGCTGAATATCTGCCCTTTCATGAATGTGAGCAATGAGGGAAAGCTTATTGTGCGTGAGAAAATCCGCACCAAAAAGAAGGCGATAAAGGAGATGCTTGTGAAGATGCAGGCGCTCTGCAAGGACGGTGCCGATTATTCAGATAAGGTATACATATCAAATTCCGCATGCTATGAGGATGCTAGAGCCGTAGCTGATCTGATAGAGGCTGCTTTTCCTAAGATGAAGGGCAAGGTAGAGATAAATGATATCGGTACGACTATAGGAAGCCACACCGGTCCCGGAACAGTTGCATTGTTTTTCTGGGGCAATAAGAGAGAGGATTAG
- a CDS encoding DUF3737 family protein, with protein MSERKQIHQEFLTGERALFASNDLDIYDTIFDDGESPLKESHGISLTGCFFRWKYPLWYCSDIAVKDCTWFDMARAGVWYTDNISVTDSIVEAPKNFRRCNNLKLKNVTFPNAQETLWSCDHVDIENVSAKGDYFGMNTNNLIMKNFQLVGNYSFDGSRNVEVHDSKLISKDAFWNTENVTVYDSFITGEYLGWNAKNLTLINCTIESLQGLCYIDNLVMKNCKLINTTLAFEYSSVDAEICSKVDSVLNPTSGVIRAKEIGTLTIERDRVDPSKTKIICEGK; from the coding sequence ATGAGCGAAAGAAAACAAATCCATCAGGAGTTTCTGACAGGCGAAAGAGCCCTGTTTGCAAGCAACGACCTGGATATATATGATACAATTTTTGATGACGGAGAGTCACCTCTTAAGGAGAGCCATGGCATTAGCCTGACAGGCTGTTTTTTTAGATGGAAATATCCGCTATGGTACTGTAGTGACATAGCTGTAAAGGACTGTACATGGTTTGACATGGCGCGTGCGGGTGTCTGGTATACAGACAATATCTCTGTCACTGATTCAATAGTTGAGGCACCTAAGAACTTCAGGCGATGCAATAACCTAAAGCTTAAAAATGTGACATTTCCAAATGCCCAGGAGACCCTCTGGAGCTGTGATCATGTCGATATCGAGAATGTTTCGGCAAAGGGAGATTATTTTGGCATGAATACAAATAATCTTATCATGAAGAATTTCCAGCTGGTCGGCAACTATTCGTTTGACGGCTCAAGAAATGTAGAGGTGCACGATTCAAAGCTTATCTCAAAGGATGCCTTCTGGAATACGGAAAATGTCACAGTCTATGATTCATTTATTACAGGTGAATACCTTGGCTGGAACGCAAAGAATCTGACACTTATAAACTGCACAATCGAAAGCTTGCAGGGGCTTTGCTACATCGACAACCTCGTTATGAAAAACTGTAAGCTCATAAACACTACATTGGCATTTGAGTATTCTTCGGTAGATGCAGAGATTTGCAGTAAAGTGGATAGTGTTTTAAATCCGACAAGCGGAGTGATAAGGGCAAAAGAGATTGGCACACTGACTATCGAAAGGGACAGAGTTGACCCATCAAAGACTAAGATAATATGTGAGGGAAAATAA
- a CDS encoding metal-dependent transcriptional regulator: MRNNESSENYLETILILSKKLPVVRSVDIANELGYKKSSVSIAMKNLREKNNITVSDAGFITLTESGRQIAEMIYERHELLSECLEKLGVDKEIAAEDACRIEHVISPESFEAIKKHIHKS; encoded by the coding sequence ATGCGAAACAATGAATCATCAGAAAACTATTTAGAGACCATACTTATTCTCAGCAAGAAGCTTCCTGTGGTACGCTCAGTTGATATAGCAAATGAGCTTGGATATAAGAAATCCAGCGTGAGTATAGCCATGAAAAACCTTAGAGAGAAGAACAATATCACAGTTAGTGATGCAGGCTTTATCACACTCACAGAGTCAGGAAGACAGATAGCAGAGATGATATACGAAAGACATGAGCTTTTGTCAGAGTGTCTTGAGAAGCTTGGTGTTGATAAGGAGATTGCAGCAGAGGACGCATGCCGTATAGAGCATGTCATCAGTCCTGAGAGCTTTGAAGCAATCAAGAAGCATATACATAAGAGCTGA
- a CDS encoding ABC transporter ATP-binding protein, whose translation MKQILKYLKEYKKECICAPLFKLLEASFELIVPLVMAAIIDNGITASDKPYIWKMGGVLVLLAAVGLVSSVTAQYFAAKAAVGFSTKLRHILFEKIESLSFSKMDTVGTSTLITRMTSDINQVQSGVNLVLRLFLRSPFIVFGAMAMAFTVNVRAAMVFAVTIPLLSIVVFSVMAASLPLYKKVQSSLDTVLSHTRENLEGTRVIRAFNKQNDEIDSFNRDNEFLTNMQQVVGRISALTNPLTFIIINIATIAVIVSGGKQVYAGILTQGEVVALVNYMSQILVELIKLANLIVQVTKAVACGNRIADVLSIPSKLPDKNPKLIDAKAGAPEVEFDHVCMTYEGAADETLTDISFTVQKGQTIGIIGGTGSGKSSLVNLIPRFYDATKGTIRIQGNDINDYDAVQLRDKIGVVMQKAVLFAGTIADNLRWGKNDATEEEMWRALDIAQATEVVKGKEGGLDYMIEQGGKNLSGGQKQRLTIARAVVKDPDILILDDSASALDFATDASLRAALKGMHGDKTIFIVSQRTSSIQFADNIIVLDDGQMVGFGPHEKLLETCETYKEIYDSQFKKESDMTRQKEV comes from the coding sequence ATGAAACAGATATTAAAATATTTGAAGGAGTACAAAAAGGAATGCATCTGTGCTCCGTTATTTAAGCTGCTGGAAGCATCCTTTGAGCTTATAGTACCGCTTGTCATGGCGGCAATCATTGATAACGGAATTACGGCTTCGGACAAGCCATATATATGGAAGATGGGAGGTGTGCTGGTGCTGCTTGCGGCAGTTGGTCTGGTAAGTTCGGTCACAGCACAGTATTTTGCGGCAAAGGCGGCAGTCGGTTTTTCCACAAAGCTTCGCCATATATTGTTTGAAAAGATAGAGTCACTGTCATTCTCAAAGATGGATACAGTGGGCACATCGACACTTATCACGAGGATGACAAGCGATATAAACCAGGTGCAGTCAGGAGTCAATCTGGTGCTTCGACTCTTCCTTCGCTCGCCATTTATTGTATTCGGAGCTATGGCGATGGCTTTTACAGTAAATGTAAGAGCGGCAATGGTTTTTGCAGTTACCATACCTCTGCTTTCAATAGTGGTATTCTCAGTTATGGCTGCAAGCCTTCCGCTTTACAAAAAGGTGCAGAGCTCTCTTGACACAGTGCTTTCACATACCAGGGAGAATTTAGAGGGAACCAGAGTTATAAGAGCTTTCAATAAGCAAAATGATGAGATTGACAGCTTCAACAGGGACAACGAATTTTTAACCAATATGCAGCAGGTTGTAGGACGAATCTCAGCACTCACCAATCCTCTGACCTTTATCATTATAAATATCGCAACAATCGCAGTTATCGTATCAGGCGGCAAGCAGGTATACGCAGGAATCCTCACACAGGGTGAGGTTGTGGCACTTGTAAACTACATGTCACAGATACTTGTCGAGCTGATAAAGCTTGCAAACCTCATCGTACAGGTGACAAAGGCAGTGGCGTGCGGTAATCGTATAGCGGATGTGCTTTCTATTCCATCAAAGCTTCCTGATAAAAATCCTAAGCTCATTGATGCAAAGGCAGGGGCACCTGAGGTTGAGTTTGACCATGTCTGCATGACCTATGAGGGAGCGGCCGATGAGACACTTACAGATATAAGCTTTACAGTGCAAAAGGGGCAGACAATCGGAATCATCGGTGGTACAGGCTCAGGAAAATCAAGCCTTGTAAACCTTATTCCGAGGTTTTATGATGCCACAAAGGGCACTATAAGGATTCAGGGAAATGATATAAATGACTACGATGCAGTGCAGCTTCGAGATAAAATCGGTGTTGTAATGCAAAAGGCAGTGCTTTTTGCAGGAACGATAGCCGATAACCTGCGCTGGGGCAAAAATGATGCCACAGAGGAGGAAATGTGGAGGGCGCTTGATATAGCACAGGCCACAGAGGTTGTAAAGGGCAAAGAGGGAGGACTTGACTACATGATAGAGCAGGGCGGCAAGAACCTATCAGGCGGTCAGAAGCAGCGTCTTACAATTGCCAGGGCGGTTGTAAAGGATCCTGACATACTGATACTAGACGACAGTGCATCGGCGCTTGATTTTGCTACAGATGCGAGCCTTCGCGCGGCATTAAAGGGCATGCATGGTGACAAGACAATATTTATCGTGTCACAGCGTACCTCATCTATCCAGTTTGCGGACAATATCATAGTACTCGACGACGGACAGATGGTTGGCTTCGGACCTCATGAAAAGCTGCTTGAGACATGCGAGACCTACAAAGAGATATATGATTCACAGTTTAAAAAAGAGTCGGATATGACCAGACAAAAGGAGGTGTAG
- a CDS encoding L-lactate dehydrogenase: MSNKTSAVVKTNPRKAVMIGCGFVGSASVFALMQSGLFSEIVLIDADKDKAEGEAMDISHGIPFARPMKIYAGGYDDVADAAIIVVSAGAGQKPGETRLDLVNKNVAIFKSIIPEIAKRNFGGILLIVANPVDILTQVAQKLSGLPEERVIGSGTVLDSARLKYALGEHLEVDSRSVHAFIVGEHGDSEVVAWSSANVSGVELHKMCEMRGHYKHKENTEEIAANVKNSAYEIINRKHATYYGIAMSVRRICEVIMRDEKSILPVSHMMHGQYGIDGVVLSMPAIVGANGVESDIPIELNGEEALKLKESADALKSILDGLEL, from the coding sequence ATGAGCAATAAAACTAGCGCAGTTGTTAAGACAAACCCAAGAAAGGCTGTCATGATCGGATGTGGATTCGTTGGTTCGGCATCAGTTTTTGCACTTATGCAGAGCGGTCTTTTTTCTGAGATAGTTCTCATTGACGCTGATAAGGACAAGGCTGAGGGAGAGGCGATGGATATAAGCCACGGTATTCCTTTTGCCAGACCTATGAAGATATATGCAGGTGGTTATGATGATGTGGCAGATGCTGCTATCATTGTTGTTTCTGCAGGTGCAGGCCAAAAGCCGGGCGAGACAAGACTTGATCTGGTAAATAAAAATGTTGCAATCTTCAAGAGCATCATTCCGGAGATTGCAAAGAGAAATTTCGGTGGAATCTTACTTATCGTTGCAAATCCTGTAGATATTTTAACACAGGTGGCACAGAAGCTTTCAGGACTTCCTGAGGAGCGTGTCATCGGTTCAGGTACCGTGCTTGACAGTGCAAGACTTAAGTACGCGCTTGGAGAGCATCTTGAGGTGGACAGCCGAAGCGTACATGCATTTATAGTAGGTGAGCATGGAGACAGTGAGGTGGTTGCATGGTCATCAGCCAATGTTTCCGGAGTGGAGCTTCACAAGATGTGCGAGATGAGAGGTCACTACAAGCACAAGGAGAATACAGAGGAAATCGCTGCAAACGTAAAGAACAGTGCTTACGAGATAATCAACCGAAAGCATGCGACATATTATGGTATCGCTATGTCGGTCAGACGTATCTGCGAGGTAATCATGCGTGATGAGAAGTCTATTCTTCCTGTTTCACACATGATGCACGGACAGTACGGCATCGACGGTGTGGTTCTCTCAATGCCTGCAATCGTTGGAGCAAACGGAGTGGAGAGCGATATCCCGATCGAGTTAAACGGTGAGGAAGCTTTAAAGCTCAAGGAGTCTGCTGATGCACTTAAGAGCATACTTGACGGGCTTGAGCTGTAA